In one Podarcis muralis chromosome 7, rPodMur119.hap1.1, whole genome shotgun sequence genomic region, the following are encoded:
- the NHSL3 gene encoding NHS-like protein 3 isoform X3, which translates to MVVFLGRNLPSLLKLFKKKGAAKAENEKRLSVQYKARDERPDNVFFPSNRPPHLEELHIQAQAGLKSLQNQEKHKQSKRVWDHSDTSSIQSSRSSTEGDDLSIRSQTPSCATESTSEDALSVRSEMIQRKGSTFRPHDSFPKSSAKGEKRKKERRTTVLGLPQHVQKELGLSNGYEAKKRPGSIAVRPDATPPALSNGGEVHGNAIHIPTVDGKLRPTAIPKGGAHISLQVLEADTALQRHINCVYYDDSLLGRKTAAKLSPLARPKSLAVPWMTTQPGSPELLGPVMSISPQGTYLSKIIPNAVMPPMVDVIALSRNKVRTLSRCSLSTASPASVRSVGRFPSGPRSRENSSSSDNWSHSQSTETIVSNTSTISSHGGTDSRKGEARPDGQVRAAARPDLDQLSTFSSMSGTSSNCHGGKAAPASPHLLGVRPPGSSGRASPAYSTGSAAEGSDSMSVWSDRSSTRSVSLRKMKRAPAPPRRTYSLHKKAQQLEAEGAPRAMGLPPMPERRTPREGSEAWAAGRLGSPSLTGDDEVFSPSSQSETSSLRSDSLACSPNISHRSPTIREEGQVDETSEVPSKHSSPDHFGRTMSPSSGYSSQSGTPTLHTRGLVAHASPSGKKRPQPKKPERVCSLQSPGPSVSSSLTSLSSSASDPAAVEGTAPPSAGPSANAAPALNKMDRFLIPPHPKVPAPFSPPPTQGQLAEPKPASAPAPAGQPHQQPAVLTKASRGSPPPSPPPAYHPPPPPAKKASAIPEAPAAPAPSETVPDAPADPLWPPPPPPVPDAHDLSMADFPPPDEAYFVPPLPEPQLQAVGTPSLEVTVAAPAEKEQPANQRAALAEESQAPASSPSFSTRVSSKIQQQGALDAAPLPAPQAEPPPPPKFPAAGETSLHWKPTGPAATTSSLQAQPSLKKPAASAHPDLKKEPASRSKSNSTPKEDASLPIVTPSLLQMVRLRSVHMDTHAPAASPAAANPVAEQNGPSTGVSGKLGQPAPQKPVRKSLSLRAPKDSGPSSNPLHDAVRLKASTLSSRDAPGLRGAERKAGHRLTLPAFPTATAAPTGEAKEDQVSPHHKSPASTASFIFAKSPKKLVIDTSASPEAQANLKKNLVAELMNVSGQRSTAALGLPQQGSGKPQARKIPPPIARKPSLGPGQLPSPRSPKPAGAEELSSTLPVAGDRTKSEGSGHQAALLGDSSDSPPAGPATPLQSPTAQDLQEEMA; encoded by the exons ATGGTGGTCTTCCTCGGGAGGAACCTCCCGTCGCTGCTGAAGCTCTTCAAGAAGAAGG GGGCTGCCAAAGCTGAAAATGAGAAGCGTCTGAGTGTCCAGTACAAGGCAAGGGACGAGCGGCCTGACAATGTTTTCTTCCCCAGCAACCGACCTCCACACCTTGAGGAGCTACATATCCAGGCCCAGGCTGGGCTCAAGTCATTGCAGAACCAAG AGAAACACAAGCAGAGCAAGAGGGTCTGGGACCACAGTGACACCAGCAGCATCCAG TCTTCCCGCTCATCCACAGAGGGTGACGACCTCTCGATCCGGAGTCAGACCCCATCATGTGCCACGGAAAGCACCTCCGAGGATGCCCTCTCGGTCCGCTCAGAGATGATCCAGAGGAAAG GCTCCACCTTTCGGCCACATGATTCGTTCCCCAAATCCTCAGCGAAGGgcgagaagaggaagaaagagcgGAGGACCACTGTTCTGGGTCTCCCCCAACATGTGCAGAAAGAGCTGG GCCTGAGCAACGGATATGAAGCGAAGAAACGCCCGGGCAGCATTGCTGTCCGACCTGATGCGACCCCTCCGGCCCTCTCGAACGGTGGCGAGGTCCACGGCAATGCCATCCACATCCCCACCGTGGATGGGAAACTACGGCCCACTGCCATCCCCAAGGGCGGTGCCCACATCTCCCTGCAGGTCCTGGAGGCCGACACCGCCCTCCAGCGTCACATCAACTGCGTCTATTACGATGACTCACTCCTGGGGCGCAAGACGGCGGCGAAGCTGTCCCCCTTGGCCAGGCCCAAGTCTCTGGCTGTGCCCTGGATGACCACGCAGCCAGGCTCCCCTGAGCTGCTGGGTCCCGTCATGTCCATCTCTCCACAGGGCACCTACCTGTCGAAGATCATCCCCAACGCCGTCATGCCTCCCATGGTGGACGTCATCGCCCTCTCGCGTAACAAGGTGCGCACGCTGAGCCGCTGCAGCCTCTCGACTGCCAGCCCGGCCTCCGTGCGCTCAGTGGGACGCTTCCCTTCTGGCCCCCGCAGCCGCGAGAACTCCTCCTCCAGTGACAACTGGAGCCATTCCCAGTCCACGGAAACCATCGTTTCGAACACCTCCACCATCTCCTCACACGGGGGCACCGACAGCAGGAAAGGCGAGGCCAGGCCTGACGGACAGGTCCGGGCGGCGGCTAGGCCCGACTTGGACCAGCTCAGTACCTTCAGCTCCATGAGCGGCACCAGCTCAAACTGCCACGGCGGCAAGgccgcccctgcctccccccacctcctcGGGGTGCGGCCCCCCGGAAGCAGCGGGCGGGCCTCCCCTGCCTACAGCACCGGCAGTGCGGCGGAGGGCTCAGACAGCATGAGTGTGTGGAGCGACCGTTCCTCCACCCGCAGCGTCTCCCTCAGGAAGATGAAGAGAGCCCCCGCACCCCCGCGCAGGACGTACTCCCTGCACAAGAAGGCTCAGCAGCTGGAGGCCGAGGGGGCACCCAGAGCGATGGGCCTGCCCCCCATGCCAGAGCGCAGGACCCCACGGGAAGGCAGCGAGGCATGGGCTGCGGGGCGGCTAGGGAGCCCCAGCCTAACCGGGGACGACGAAGTGTTCTCCCCGTCCTCGCAGAGCGAGACCAGCAGCCTCCGTTCCGACAGCCTGGCCTGCTCTCCCAACATCTCTCACCGGAGCCCGACCATCCGAGAGGAGGGGCAAGTGGATGAGACGTCGGAAGTCCCCTCGAAGCACAGCTCCCCCGACCACTTTGGCCGCACGATGTCGCCCTCCAGCGGGTACTCGAGTCAGAGCGGCACGCCCACCCTCCACACCAGGGGCCTCGTCGCCCATGCCTCACCCTCCGGGAAGAAGAGGCCCCAACCAAAGAAGCCGGAGCGGGTCTGCTCCCTGCAATCCCCGGGGCCCTCCGTCTCCTCCTCCCTGACATCCTTGTCCTCCTCTGCCTCGGATCCAGCCGCTGTGGAGGGGACGGCCCCGCCTTCAGCAGGACCCTCTGCCAATGCTGCCCCCGCTCTGAATAAAATGGACAGGTTCCTTATCCCTCCTCACCCCAAGGTGCcagctcccttctcccctccacccacccagggCCAACTGGCGGAACCCAAACCTGCCAGTGCCCCGGCCCCAGCGGGCCAACCTCACCAACAGCCCGCTGTCCTCACGAAAGCTAGTCGCGGGTCGCCTCCTCCGTCGCCCCCTCCAGCCTACCACCCGCCACCACCCCCAGCGAAGAAGGCCAGTGCCATTCCGGAGGCCCCAGCTGCCCCTGCACCTTCTGAGACCGTGCCGGATGCTCCTGCGGATCCTCTGTggccccctccacccccacccgtGCCCGACGCCCATGACCTCTCCATGGCTGACTTTCCTCCCCCGGACGAGGCCTACTTTGTGCCGCCCCTGCCAGAGCCCCAGCTGCAAGCTGTGGGGACACCCTCCCTTGAAGTCACTGTGGCAGCTCCTGCGGAGAAGGAGCAGCCGGCCAACCAAAGAGCAGCCCTTGCGGAGGAGAGCCAAGCGCCCGCCTCTTCGCCCTCCTTCTCCACAAGAGTGTCCTCCAAGATCCAGCAGCAGGGGGCGCTGGACGCTGCACCACTGCCAGCTCCTCAAGCAGAGCCGCCACCACCTCCCAAGTTCCCCGCGGCAGGAGAAACTTCCCTCCACTGGAAGCCCACTGGCCCGGCGGCAACAACCTCCAGCCTCCAAGCCCAGCCCAGCCTTAAGAAGCCTGCCGCCAGCGCCCACCCCGACCTCAAAAAAGAGCCGGCGTCTCGCAGCAAGAGCAACTCCACGCCAAAGGAGGACGCCAGCCTCCCCATTGTGACCCCTTCTCTGCTGCAGATGGTCCGCCTGCGCTCGGTCCACATGGACACCCATGCCCCTGCTGCGAGCCCAGCTGCAGCCAACCCAGTGGCGGAGCAGAATGGGCCGAGCACTGGGGTCAGTGGGAAGCTGGGGCAACCTGCCCCACAGAAGCCTGTCCGCAAGTCGCTCTCCTTGAGGGCCCCGAAGGACAGCGGTCCGTCTTCAAACCCCCTGCACGATGCCGTGCGCCTGAAGGCCTCCACACTGTCTTCCAGAGACGCGCCAGGCCTCAGAGGGGCTGAGAGGAAGGCTGGCCACCGGCTGACGCTGCCGGCTTTCCCCACCGCAACAGCTGCTCCCACCGGCGAGGCGAAAGAGGACCAAGTGTCCCCCCACCACAAGTCCCCGGCTTCGACGGCCAGCTTCATCTTCGCCAAGAGCCCCAAGAAGCTGGTCATCGACACCTCGGCCTCCCCAGAGGCCCAGGCCAACCTGAAGAAGAACCTGGTTGCGGAACTGATGAACGTCTCTGGTCAGCGGTCCACGGCAGCCCTGGGGCTCCCCCAGCAGGGCTCaggaaagccccaggcccggaAGATCCCTCCGCCCATAGCCAGGAAGCCCTCGCTAGGGCCAGGCCAGCTGCCGTCTCCCCGGAGCCCCAAGCCAGCAGGAGCTGAGGAGTTGAGCTCCACCCTGCCAGTGGCTGGGGACAGGACTAAGAGTGAGGGGTCTGGTCACCAGGCCGCTCTCCTTGGGGATAGCAGTGACAGCCCCCCGGCAGGGCCTGCGACACCACTGCAGAGCCCCACAGCACAAG ATTTACAGGAGGAGATGGCGTGA
- the NHSL3 gene encoding NHS-like protein 3 isoform X1, with the protein MSGKSAPAAAALAEDTWIPAEKGGGSPAASPPKKKKPKSGSSSLRRAFSWLRGRRKKKPKGPPGAPPAEGKKHDERHKGKGAAKAENEKRLSVQYKARDERPDNVFFPSNRPPHLEELHIQAQAGLKSLQNQEKHKQSKRVWDHSDTSSIQSSRSSTEGDDLSIRSQTPSCATESTSEDALSVRSEMIQRKGSTFRPHDSFPKSSAKGEKRKKERRTTVLGLPQHVQKELGLSNGYEAKKRPGSIAVRPDATPPALSNGGEVHGNAIHIPTVDGKLRPTAIPKGGAHISLQVLEADTALQRHINCVYYDDSLLGRKTAAKLSPLARPKSLAVPWMTTQPGSPELLGPVMSISPQGTYLSKIIPNAVMPPMVDVIALSRNKVRTLSRCSLSTASPASVRSVGRFPSGPRSRENSSSSDNWSHSQSTETIVSNTSTISSHGGTDSRKGEARPDGQVRAAARPDLDQLSTFSSMSGTSSNCHGGKAAPASPHLLGVRPPGSSGRASPAYSTGSAAEGSDSMSVWSDRSSTRSVSLRKMKRAPAPPRRTYSLHKKAQQLEAEGAPRAMGLPPMPERRTPREGSEAWAAGRLGSPSLTGDDEVFSPSSQSETSSLRSDSLACSPNISHRSPTIREEGQVDETSEVPSKHSSPDHFGRTMSPSSGYSSQSGTPTLHTRGLVAHASPSGKKRPQPKKPERVCSLQSPGPSVSSSLTSLSSSASDPAAVEGTAPPSAGPSANAAPALNKMDRFLIPPHPKVPAPFSPPPTQGQLAEPKPASAPAPAGQPHQQPAVLTKASRGSPPPSPPPAYHPPPPPAKKASAIPEAPAAPAPSETVPDAPADPLWPPPPPPVPDAHDLSMADFPPPDEAYFVPPLPEPQLQAVGTPSLEVTVAAPAEKEQPANQRAALAEESQAPASSPSFSTRVSSKIQQQGALDAAPLPAPQAEPPPPPKFPAAGETSLHWKPTGPAATTSSLQAQPSLKKPAASAHPDLKKEPASRSKSNSTPKEDASLPIVTPSLLQMVRLRSVHMDTHAPAASPAAANPVAEQNGPSTGVSGKLGQPAPQKPVRKSLSLRAPKDSGPSSNPLHDAVRLKASTLSSRDAPGLRGAERKAGHRLTLPAFPTATAAPTGEAKEDQVSPHHKSPASTASFIFAKSPKKLVIDTSASPEAQANLKKNLVAELMNVSGQRSTAALGLPQQGSGKPQARKIPPPIARKPSLGPGQLPSPRSPKPAGAEELSSTLPVAGDRTKSEGSGHQAALLGDSSDSPPAGPATPLQSPTAQDLQEEMA; encoded by the exons GGGCTGCCAAAGCTGAAAATGAGAAGCGTCTGAGTGTCCAGTACAAGGCAAGGGACGAGCGGCCTGACAATGTTTTCTTCCCCAGCAACCGACCTCCACACCTTGAGGAGCTACATATCCAGGCCCAGGCTGGGCTCAAGTCATTGCAGAACCAAG AGAAACACAAGCAGAGCAAGAGGGTCTGGGACCACAGTGACACCAGCAGCATCCAG TCTTCCCGCTCATCCACAGAGGGTGACGACCTCTCGATCCGGAGTCAGACCCCATCATGTGCCACGGAAAGCACCTCCGAGGATGCCCTCTCGGTCCGCTCAGAGATGATCCAGAGGAAAG GCTCCACCTTTCGGCCACATGATTCGTTCCCCAAATCCTCAGCGAAGGgcgagaagaggaagaaagagcgGAGGACCACTGTTCTGGGTCTCCCCCAACATGTGCAGAAAGAGCTGG GCCTGAGCAACGGATATGAAGCGAAGAAACGCCCGGGCAGCATTGCTGTCCGACCTGATGCGACCCCTCCGGCCCTCTCGAACGGTGGCGAGGTCCACGGCAATGCCATCCACATCCCCACCGTGGATGGGAAACTACGGCCCACTGCCATCCCCAAGGGCGGTGCCCACATCTCCCTGCAGGTCCTGGAGGCCGACACCGCCCTCCAGCGTCACATCAACTGCGTCTATTACGATGACTCACTCCTGGGGCGCAAGACGGCGGCGAAGCTGTCCCCCTTGGCCAGGCCCAAGTCTCTGGCTGTGCCCTGGATGACCACGCAGCCAGGCTCCCCTGAGCTGCTGGGTCCCGTCATGTCCATCTCTCCACAGGGCACCTACCTGTCGAAGATCATCCCCAACGCCGTCATGCCTCCCATGGTGGACGTCATCGCCCTCTCGCGTAACAAGGTGCGCACGCTGAGCCGCTGCAGCCTCTCGACTGCCAGCCCGGCCTCCGTGCGCTCAGTGGGACGCTTCCCTTCTGGCCCCCGCAGCCGCGAGAACTCCTCCTCCAGTGACAACTGGAGCCATTCCCAGTCCACGGAAACCATCGTTTCGAACACCTCCACCATCTCCTCACACGGGGGCACCGACAGCAGGAAAGGCGAGGCCAGGCCTGACGGACAGGTCCGGGCGGCGGCTAGGCCCGACTTGGACCAGCTCAGTACCTTCAGCTCCATGAGCGGCACCAGCTCAAACTGCCACGGCGGCAAGgccgcccctgcctccccccacctcctcGGGGTGCGGCCCCCCGGAAGCAGCGGGCGGGCCTCCCCTGCCTACAGCACCGGCAGTGCGGCGGAGGGCTCAGACAGCATGAGTGTGTGGAGCGACCGTTCCTCCACCCGCAGCGTCTCCCTCAGGAAGATGAAGAGAGCCCCCGCACCCCCGCGCAGGACGTACTCCCTGCACAAGAAGGCTCAGCAGCTGGAGGCCGAGGGGGCACCCAGAGCGATGGGCCTGCCCCCCATGCCAGAGCGCAGGACCCCACGGGAAGGCAGCGAGGCATGGGCTGCGGGGCGGCTAGGGAGCCCCAGCCTAACCGGGGACGACGAAGTGTTCTCCCCGTCCTCGCAGAGCGAGACCAGCAGCCTCCGTTCCGACAGCCTGGCCTGCTCTCCCAACATCTCTCACCGGAGCCCGACCATCCGAGAGGAGGGGCAAGTGGATGAGACGTCGGAAGTCCCCTCGAAGCACAGCTCCCCCGACCACTTTGGCCGCACGATGTCGCCCTCCAGCGGGTACTCGAGTCAGAGCGGCACGCCCACCCTCCACACCAGGGGCCTCGTCGCCCATGCCTCACCCTCCGGGAAGAAGAGGCCCCAACCAAAGAAGCCGGAGCGGGTCTGCTCCCTGCAATCCCCGGGGCCCTCCGTCTCCTCCTCCCTGACATCCTTGTCCTCCTCTGCCTCGGATCCAGCCGCTGTGGAGGGGACGGCCCCGCCTTCAGCAGGACCCTCTGCCAATGCTGCCCCCGCTCTGAATAAAATGGACAGGTTCCTTATCCCTCCTCACCCCAAGGTGCcagctcccttctcccctccacccacccagggCCAACTGGCGGAACCCAAACCTGCCAGTGCCCCGGCCCCAGCGGGCCAACCTCACCAACAGCCCGCTGTCCTCACGAAAGCTAGTCGCGGGTCGCCTCCTCCGTCGCCCCCTCCAGCCTACCACCCGCCACCACCCCCAGCGAAGAAGGCCAGTGCCATTCCGGAGGCCCCAGCTGCCCCTGCACCTTCTGAGACCGTGCCGGATGCTCCTGCGGATCCTCTGTggccccctccacccccacccgtGCCCGACGCCCATGACCTCTCCATGGCTGACTTTCCTCCCCCGGACGAGGCCTACTTTGTGCCGCCCCTGCCAGAGCCCCAGCTGCAAGCTGTGGGGACACCCTCCCTTGAAGTCACTGTGGCAGCTCCTGCGGAGAAGGAGCAGCCGGCCAACCAAAGAGCAGCCCTTGCGGAGGAGAGCCAAGCGCCCGCCTCTTCGCCCTCCTTCTCCACAAGAGTGTCCTCCAAGATCCAGCAGCAGGGGGCGCTGGACGCTGCACCACTGCCAGCTCCTCAAGCAGAGCCGCCACCACCTCCCAAGTTCCCCGCGGCAGGAGAAACTTCCCTCCACTGGAAGCCCACTGGCCCGGCGGCAACAACCTCCAGCCTCCAAGCCCAGCCCAGCCTTAAGAAGCCTGCCGCCAGCGCCCACCCCGACCTCAAAAAAGAGCCGGCGTCTCGCAGCAAGAGCAACTCCACGCCAAAGGAGGACGCCAGCCTCCCCATTGTGACCCCTTCTCTGCTGCAGATGGTCCGCCTGCGCTCGGTCCACATGGACACCCATGCCCCTGCTGCGAGCCCAGCTGCAGCCAACCCAGTGGCGGAGCAGAATGGGCCGAGCACTGGGGTCAGTGGGAAGCTGGGGCAACCTGCCCCACAGAAGCCTGTCCGCAAGTCGCTCTCCTTGAGGGCCCCGAAGGACAGCGGTCCGTCTTCAAACCCCCTGCACGATGCCGTGCGCCTGAAGGCCTCCACACTGTCTTCCAGAGACGCGCCAGGCCTCAGAGGGGCTGAGAGGAAGGCTGGCCACCGGCTGACGCTGCCGGCTTTCCCCACCGCAACAGCTGCTCCCACCGGCGAGGCGAAAGAGGACCAAGTGTCCCCCCACCACAAGTCCCCGGCTTCGACGGCCAGCTTCATCTTCGCCAAGAGCCCCAAGAAGCTGGTCATCGACACCTCGGCCTCCCCAGAGGCCCAGGCCAACCTGAAGAAGAACCTGGTTGCGGAACTGATGAACGTCTCTGGTCAGCGGTCCACGGCAGCCCTGGGGCTCCCCCAGCAGGGCTCaggaaagccccaggcccggaAGATCCCTCCGCCCATAGCCAGGAAGCCCTCGCTAGGGCCAGGCCAGCTGCCGTCTCCCCGGAGCCCCAAGCCAGCAGGAGCTGAGGAGTTGAGCTCCACCCTGCCAGTGGCTGGGGACAGGACTAAGAGTGAGGGGTCTGGTCACCAGGCCGCTCTCCTTGGGGATAGCAGTGACAGCCCCCCGGCAGGGCCTGCGACACCACTGCAGAGCCCCACAGCACAAG ATTTACAGGAGGAGATGGCGTGA
- the NHSL3 gene encoding NHS-like protein 3 isoform X2, translating into MGNSYHKWSPPNAKGWSLWNFGRSAGLKTGAAKAENEKRLSVQYKARDERPDNVFFPSNRPPHLEELHIQAQAGLKSLQNQEKHKQSKRVWDHSDTSSIQSSRSSTEGDDLSIRSQTPSCATESTSEDALSVRSEMIQRKGSTFRPHDSFPKSSAKGEKRKKERRTTVLGLPQHVQKELGLSNGYEAKKRPGSIAVRPDATPPALSNGGEVHGNAIHIPTVDGKLRPTAIPKGGAHISLQVLEADTALQRHINCVYYDDSLLGRKTAAKLSPLARPKSLAVPWMTTQPGSPELLGPVMSISPQGTYLSKIIPNAVMPPMVDVIALSRNKVRTLSRCSLSTASPASVRSVGRFPSGPRSRENSSSSDNWSHSQSTETIVSNTSTISSHGGTDSRKGEARPDGQVRAAARPDLDQLSTFSSMSGTSSNCHGGKAAPASPHLLGVRPPGSSGRASPAYSTGSAAEGSDSMSVWSDRSSTRSVSLRKMKRAPAPPRRTYSLHKKAQQLEAEGAPRAMGLPPMPERRTPREGSEAWAAGRLGSPSLTGDDEVFSPSSQSETSSLRSDSLACSPNISHRSPTIREEGQVDETSEVPSKHSSPDHFGRTMSPSSGYSSQSGTPTLHTRGLVAHASPSGKKRPQPKKPERVCSLQSPGPSVSSSLTSLSSSASDPAAVEGTAPPSAGPSANAAPALNKMDRFLIPPHPKVPAPFSPPPTQGQLAEPKPASAPAPAGQPHQQPAVLTKASRGSPPPSPPPAYHPPPPPAKKASAIPEAPAAPAPSETVPDAPADPLWPPPPPPVPDAHDLSMADFPPPDEAYFVPPLPEPQLQAVGTPSLEVTVAAPAEKEQPANQRAALAEESQAPASSPSFSTRVSSKIQQQGALDAAPLPAPQAEPPPPPKFPAAGETSLHWKPTGPAATTSSLQAQPSLKKPAASAHPDLKKEPASRSKSNSTPKEDASLPIVTPSLLQMVRLRSVHMDTHAPAASPAAANPVAEQNGPSTGVSGKLGQPAPQKPVRKSLSLRAPKDSGPSSNPLHDAVRLKASTLSSRDAPGLRGAERKAGHRLTLPAFPTATAAPTGEAKEDQVSPHHKSPASTASFIFAKSPKKLVIDTSASPEAQANLKKNLVAELMNVSGQRSTAALGLPQQGSGKPQARKIPPPIARKPSLGPGQLPSPRSPKPAGAEELSSTLPVAGDRTKSEGSGHQAALLGDSSDSPPAGPATPLQSPTAQDLQEEMA; encoded by the exons GGGCTGCCAAAGCTGAAAATGAGAAGCGTCTGAGTGTCCAGTACAAGGCAAGGGACGAGCGGCCTGACAATGTTTTCTTCCCCAGCAACCGACCTCCACACCTTGAGGAGCTACATATCCAGGCCCAGGCTGGGCTCAAGTCATTGCAGAACCAAG AGAAACACAAGCAGAGCAAGAGGGTCTGGGACCACAGTGACACCAGCAGCATCCAG TCTTCCCGCTCATCCACAGAGGGTGACGACCTCTCGATCCGGAGTCAGACCCCATCATGTGCCACGGAAAGCACCTCCGAGGATGCCCTCTCGGTCCGCTCAGAGATGATCCAGAGGAAAG GCTCCACCTTTCGGCCACATGATTCGTTCCCCAAATCCTCAGCGAAGGgcgagaagaggaagaaagagcgGAGGACCACTGTTCTGGGTCTCCCCCAACATGTGCAGAAAGAGCTGG GCCTGAGCAACGGATATGAAGCGAAGAAACGCCCGGGCAGCATTGCTGTCCGACCTGATGCGACCCCTCCGGCCCTCTCGAACGGTGGCGAGGTCCACGGCAATGCCATCCACATCCCCACCGTGGATGGGAAACTACGGCCCACTGCCATCCCCAAGGGCGGTGCCCACATCTCCCTGCAGGTCCTGGAGGCCGACACCGCCCTCCAGCGTCACATCAACTGCGTCTATTACGATGACTCACTCCTGGGGCGCAAGACGGCGGCGAAGCTGTCCCCCTTGGCCAGGCCCAAGTCTCTGGCTGTGCCCTGGATGACCACGCAGCCAGGCTCCCCTGAGCTGCTGGGTCCCGTCATGTCCATCTCTCCACAGGGCACCTACCTGTCGAAGATCATCCCCAACGCCGTCATGCCTCCCATGGTGGACGTCATCGCCCTCTCGCGTAACAAGGTGCGCACGCTGAGCCGCTGCAGCCTCTCGACTGCCAGCCCGGCCTCCGTGCGCTCAGTGGGACGCTTCCCTTCTGGCCCCCGCAGCCGCGAGAACTCCTCCTCCAGTGACAACTGGAGCCATTCCCAGTCCACGGAAACCATCGTTTCGAACACCTCCACCATCTCCTCACACGGGGGCACCGACAGCAGGAAAGGCGAGGCCAGGCCTGACGGACAGGTCCGGGCGGCGGCTAGGCCCGACTTGGACCAGCTCAGTACCTTCAGCTCCATGAGCGGCACCAGCTCAAACTGCCACGGCGGCAAGgccgcccctgcctccccccacctcctcGGGGTGCGGCCCCCCGGAAGCAGCGGGCGGGCCTCCCCTGCCTACAGCACCGGCAGTGCGGCGGAGGGCTCAGACAGCATGAGTGTGTGGAGCGACCGTTCCTCCACCCGCAGCGTCTCCCTCAGGAAGATGAAGAGAGCCCCCGCACCCCCGCGCAGGACGTACTCCCTGCACAAGAAGGCTCAGCAGCTGGAGGCCGAGGGGGCACCCAGAGCGATGGGCCTGCCCCCCATGCCAGAGCGCAGGACCCCACGGGAAGGCAGCGAGGCATGGGCTGCGGGGCGGCTAGGGAGCCCCAGCCTAACCGGGGACGACGAAGTGTTCTCCCCGTCCTCGCAGAGCGAGACCAGCAGCCTCCGTTCCGACAGCCTGGCCTGCTCTCCCAACATCTCTCACCGGAGCCCGACCATCCGAGAGGAGGGGCAAGTGGATGAGACGTCGGAAGTCCCCTCGAAGCACAGCTCCCCCGACCACTTTGGCCGCACGATGTCGCCCTCCAGCGGGTACTCGAGTCAGAGCGGCACGCCCACCCTCCACACCAGGGGCCTCGTCGCCCATGCCTCACCCTCCGGGAAGAAGAGGCCCCAACCAAAGAAGCCGGAGCGGGTCTGCTCCCTGCAATCCCCGGGGCCCTCCGTCTCCTCCTCCCTGACATCCTTGTCCTCCTCTGCCTCGGATCCAGCCGCTGTGGAGGGGACGGCCCCGCCTTCAGCAGGACCCTCTGCCAATGCTGCCCCCGCTCTGAATAAAATGGACAGGTTCCTTATCCCTCCTCACCCCAAGGTGCcagctcccttctcccctccacccacccagggCCAACTGGCGGAACCCAAACCTGCCAGTGCCCCGGCCCCAGCGGGCCAACCTCACCAACAGCCCGCTGTCCTCACGAAAGCTAGTCGCGGGTCGCCTCCTCCGTCGCCCCCTCCAGCCTACCACCCGCCACCACCCCCAGCGAAGAAGGCCAGTGCCATTCCGGAGGCCCCAGCTGCCCCTGCACCTTCTGAGACCGTGCCGGATGCTCCTGCGGATCCTCTGTggccccctccacccccacccgtGCCCGACGCCCATGACCTCTCCATGGCTGACTTTCCTCCCCCGGACGAGGCCTACTTTGTGCCGCCCCTGCCAGAGCCCCAGCTGCAAGCTGTGGGGACACCCTCCCTTGAAGTCACTGTGGCAGCTCCTGCGGAGAAGGAGCAGCCGGCCAACCAAAGAGCAGCCCTTGCGGAGGAGAGCCAAGCGCCCGCCTCTTCGCCCTCCTTCTCCACAAGAGTGTCCTCCAAGATCCAGCAGCAGGGGGCGCTGGACGCTGCACCACTGCCAGCTCCTCAAGCAGAGCCGCCACCACCTCCCAAGTTCCCCGCGGCAGGAGAAACTTCCCTCCACTGGAAGCCCACTGGCCCGGCGGCAACAACCTCCAGCCTCCAAGCCCAGCCCAGCCTTAAGAAGCCTGCCGCCAGCGCCCACCCCGACCTCAAAAAAGAGCCGGCGTCTCGCAGCAAGAGCAACTCCACGCCAAAGGAGGACGCCAGCCTCCCCATTGTGACCCCTTCTCTGCTGCAGATGGTCCGCCTGCGCTCGGTCCACATGGACACCCATGCCCCTGCTGCGAGCCCAGCTGCAGCCAACCCAGTGGCGGAGCAGAATGGGCCGAGCACTGGGGTCAGTGGGAAGCTGGGGCAACCTGCCCCACAGAAGCCTGTCCGCAAGTCGCTCTCCTTGAGGGCCCCGAAGGACAGCGGTCCGTCTTCAAACCCCCTGCACGATGCCGTGCGCCTGAAGGCCTCCACACTGTCTTCCAGAGACGCGCCAGGCCTCAGAGGGGCTGAGAGGAAGGCTGGCCACCGGCTGACGCTGCCGGCTTTCCCCACCGCAACAGCTGCTCCCACCGGCGAGGCGAAAGAGGACCAAGTGTCCCCCCACCACAAGTCCCCGGCTTCGACGGCCAGCTTCATCTTCGCCAAGAGCCCCAAGAAGCTGGTCATCGACACCTCGGCCTCCCCAGAGGCCCAGGCCAACCTGAAGAAGAACCTGGTTGCGGAACTGATGAACGTCTCTGGTCAGCGGTCCACGGCAGCCCTGGGGCTCCCCCAGCAGGGCTCaggaaagccccaggcccggaAGATCCCTCCGCCCATAGCCAGGAAGCCCTCGCTAGGGCCAGGCCAGCTGCCGTCTCCCCGGAGCCCCAAGCCAGCAGGAGCTGAGGAGTTGAGCTCCACCCTGCCAGTGGCTGGGGACAGGACTAAGAGTGAGGGGTCTGGTCACCAGGCCGCTCTCCTTGGGGATAGCAGTGACAGCCCCCCGGCAGGGCCTGCGACACCACTGCAGAGCCCCACAGCACAAG ATTTACAGGAGGAGATGGCGTGA